A single Tenacibaculum sp. 190524A02b DNA region contains:
- a CDS encoding inorganic diphosphatase: MTAKERKTVDVLIEIPKGSRNKYEYDFDLGKIRFDRMLFSSMMYPGDYGFIPQTLALDGDPLDVLVLGAEPTFPMCVMEVKPIGVFHMADEKGPDEKIVCVPVSDPIWNKYNDLSDLNPHRQQEITHFFQVYKDLEKKKVDIGDWGDANEAYEILQKCLDRYEESEHKKAGNFVI; the protein is encoded by the coding sequence ATGACTGCAAAAGAAAGAAAAACAGTTGATGTTTTAATAGAAATCCCTAAAGGAAGTAGAAATAAATATGAGTACGACTTTGATCTTGGAAAGATACGTTTTGACAGAATGCTATTCTCTTCTATGATGTATCCAGGTGATTACGGATTTATACCTCAAACACTTGCTTTAGATGGAGATCCATTAGATGTATTAGTATTAGGTGCTGAACCTACTTTCCCTATGTGTGTTATGGAAGTTAAGCCTATTGGTGTTTTCCATATGGCTGATGAAAAAGGACCTGATGAAAAAATAGTATGCGTCCCTGTATCTGACCCTATTTGGAACAAATACAATGACTTATCTGATTTAAACCCACATAGACAACAAGAAATCACTCACTTTTTCCAAGTTTATAAAGACTTAGAGAAAAAGAAAGTTGATATAGGCGATTGGGGTGATGCCAATGAAGCTTATGAAATTTTACAAAAATGCTTAGACAGATACGAAGAAAGCGAGCATAAGAAAGCTGGTAACTTTGTTATCTAA
- a CDS encoding DUF5686 and carboxypeptidase-like regulatory domain-containing protein produces the protein MKKKLLFLLFIVTSSVSAQLTLKGKVVDEFDNPLPYVNVFLQNTNYGTTTDDNGKFFLKTKKFRGTLEVSFVGFETQTIKVNQKTKHLNIVLKEVSNELEEVIVVTKPKKRLKKKENPAYKILKELWKRKRKLGLNLVDHYQYKKNTAIEIGLNNLDTVFLKSIFKENYQKDIKQVKYDSDGINYYIPVYLNEQVTNVYGDNINNRVREDIEAEREEGLGAQGFVFDRMSMTFQNVDIFRNNITLLQKSFVSPLSSDGFATYDYVLYDSIVKNKQKLYNIYFFPRRDGDLAFQGNVWIADKNYSIKKIKMRVHKSINLNFVRGLSFEKEFKVENDSIYLPTKNVYEGDFTLVDKNESNKGLTIKKSIAFDQYILNKPKPAIFYTQEIEKIRPDQFKKEENYWNKTVSNVDKETYSLIENVKSKKKIQNITGFINTVANGYLNTRFGVQFGPFWTLFANNQVEGFRTKLGFRTFKTKDDRFRLSGHVAYGFKDKRIKYGAEARYLLSYKPRIAVGLAYQNDIEQLGSVLLNTTQLLGRSFGTTALLNRGDNFFLSDVKKIAANFDYQVKQNLHIGLNLSHARIKSASEKHFSMSYIDQQGQLRSQITDVASDIYVSYTPGRFVYGYGVERRFGKNIFPTLVLNYRKGYKGPFNGSHSYDKIQFKYSQPILLGKFGLLDATIEGGKTFGTVPIGLLNPVPANQSLSLVKNTFSLLNYYDFVTDTYAATHLEHHFNGFILNRIPLLKKLKLRSLVTFRAAYGTISNENRAINDGIVNTRGIANINYNTPNKLYYEYGVGIENIGYGNLRFLRIDAVWRSNYTPPNGSIIAPTPKFAIRIGIKPGL, from the coding sequence ATGAAAAAAAAGCTTTTATTTTTACTTTTTATCGTAACATCCTCAGTTAGTGCTCAATTAACATTAAAAGGAAAAGTGGTAGATGAATTCGATAACCCTTTACCTTATGTAAATGTTTTTTTACAAAACACTAATTACGGAACCACTACAGACGATAATGGTAAATTTTTCTTGAAAACGAAAAAGTTCAGAGGTACTTTAGAAGTATCTTTTGTTGGCTTTGAAACACAAACCATTAAGGTTAATCAAAAAACTAAACATCTTAACATTGTTTTAAAAGAAGTTTCAAACGAGTTAGAGGAAGTAATTGTAGTAACCAAACCTAAAAAAAGACTTAAGAAAAAAGAAAATCCCGCATACAAAATATTAAAAGAGTTATGGAAACGTAAAAGAAAACTTGGACTAAACCTTGTTGACCATTATCAGTATAAAAAAAATACAGCTATAGAAATAGGGCTAAATAACTTAGATACTGTATTTTTAAAAAGTATTTTCAAAGAAAATTACCAAAAAGACATTAAACAAGTAAAATATGATAGTGATGGAATTAACTATTATATACCTGTATACTTAAACGAGCAAGTTACCAATGTTTATGGTGATAATATTAATAATAGAGTAAGAGAAGATATTGAAGCTGAACGTGAAGAAGGTTTAGGTGCTCAGGGTTTTGTTTTTGACCGTATGTCTATGACTTTTCAAAATGTTGATATCTTTAGAAACAACATTACACTACTCCAAAAATCATTTGTAAGCCCACTTTCATCAGATGGTTTTGCTACTTATGACTATGTACTGTACGATAGTATTGTAAAAAATAAACAAAAATTATACAACATATATTTCTTTCCTAGAAGAGATGGTGATTTAGCTTTCCAAGGTAATGTTTGGATAGCAGACAAGAACTACTCTATCAAAAAAATTAAAATGAGAGTCCACAAGAGCATTAACCTAAATTTTGTTAGAGGACTAAGTTTTGAAAAAGAATTTAAAGTTGAAAATGATAGCATATATCTTCCTACAAAAAATGTTTATGAGGGTGATTTTACTTTAGTTGATAAAAACGAAAGTAATAAAGGGCTTACTATTAAAAAATCCATTGCTTTTGATCAGTATATTTTAAACAAACCTAAACCTGCTATTTTCTACACTCAAGAAATAGAAAAAATCAGACCTGATCAATTTAAGAAAGAAGAGAACTATTGGAACAAAACTGTAAGTAATGTAGATAAAGAAACATACTCTTTAATTGAAAATGTAAAAAGTAAAAAGAAAATTCAAAACATTACAGGCTTCATTAACACAGTAGCTAATGGATACCTCAACACTAGATTTGGCGTACAATTTGGTCCTTTTTGGACACTTTTTGCCAACAACCAAGTAGAGGGCTTTAGAACGAAGTTAGGATTTAGAACTTTTAAAACAAAAGATGATCGTTTTAGGTTAAGTGGGCATGTTGCCTATGGTTTTAAAGATAAAAGAATAAAATACGGGGCTGAAGCTAGGTATTTATTATCTTACAAACCAAGAATAGCTGTTGGATTAGCCTATCAAAATGATATTGAACAATTAGGTAGTGTTTTACTAAACACAACACAATTATTAGGTAGGAGCTTTGGTACAACTGCCCTTTTAAACAGAGGGGATAATTTCTTCCTTTCAGATGTTAAAAAAATAGCTGCAAATTTTGATTACCAAGTTAAACAAAATTTACATATTGGACTAAACTTATCTCATGCAAGAATAAAATCTGCATCTGAAAAACACTTTTCTATGAGCTACATAGATCAGCAAGGCCAATTGAGATCTCAAATTACAGATGTAGCTTCTGATATTTATGTCTCATATACACCAGGGCGATTTGTTTATGGTTATGGAGTAGAAAGACGCTTTGGTAAAAATATTTTCCCTACTCTAGTTTTAAACTACCGTAAAGGATATAAAGGGCCTTTTAACGGATCTCATAGTTATGATAAAATTCAATTCAAATATAGCCAACCTATTTTACTAGGAAAATTTGGTTTATTAGACGCTACAATTGAAGGAGGTAAAACTTTTGGCACAGTACCTATTGGATTACTCAACCCTGTACCTGCTAACCAATCATTATCGTTAGTTAAAAATACTTTTTCGTTATTAAACTATTACGATTTTGTAACTGACACATATGCTGCGACACATTTAGAGCACCATTTTAATGGTTTCATTTTAAATAGAATTCCTTTATTAAAAAAATTAAAACTAAGGAGTTTAGTAACTTTTAGAGCAGCCTATGGTACAATTTCAAATGAAAATAGAGCTATTAATGATGGGATAGTTAATACAAGAGGAATTGCTAACATTAACTATAATACACCTAATAAACTTTACTACGAATACGGTGTAGGTATTGAAAATATAGGATATGGTAATTTACGCTTTTTACGTATTGATGCTGTATGGAGAAGTAATTATACTCCACCAAATGGCTCTATAATTGCTCCAACACCTAAATTTGCTATACGCATTGGTATTAAACCTGGCTTATAA
- a CDS encoding pyruvate dehydrogenase complex E1 component subunit beta → MKTVQFREAVCEAMSEEMRRDESIYLIGEEVAEYNGAYKASKGMLDEFGAKRVIDAPIAELGFGGIAVGSAMNGNRPIVEYMTFNFSLVGIDQIINNAAKIRQMSGGQFNCPIVFRGPTASAGQLAATHSQAFESWYANCPGLKVIVPSNPYDAKGLLKAAIRDDDPVIFMESEQMYGDKMEIPEGEYIIPIGVADIKREGTDVTVVSFGKIIKEAYKAAEELAKEGISIEIIDLRTVRPMDHKAILESVKKTNRLVILEEAWPFGSVASEITFRVQDEAFDYLDAPIKRITTADTPAPYSPVLLEKWLPNSNDVVKAVKEVLYVK, encoded by the coding sequence ATGAAAACAGTACAATTTAGAGAAGCCGTTTGCGAAGCAATGAGTGAAGAAATGCGCAGAGATGAAAGCATTTACTTAATTGGTGAGGAAGTTGCAGAATACAATGGTGCCTACAAGGCTAGTAAAGGAATGCTAGATGAATTTGGTGCTAAGCGTGTAATTGATGCCCCTATTGCAGAGTTAGGTTTTGGTGGTATTGCTGTTGGTTCAGCAATGAATGGAAATCGCCCAATTGTAGAATACATGACTTTCAACTTTTCTTTAGTTGGAATTGATCAAATTATAAATAACGCAGCTAAAATTAGACAAATGAGCGGTGGACAATTTAATTGCCCAATTGTCTTCAGAGGCCCAACAGCATCGGCTGGACAATTGGCAGCTACGCATTCTCAAGCTTTTGAAAGCTGGTATGCGAACTGCCCTGGATTAAAAGTTATTGTACCTTCAAACCCATATGATGCTAAAGGCTTACTTAAAGCAGCTATTAGAGATGATGATCCAGTTATTTTTATGGAATCAGAACAAATGTATGGTGATAAAATGGAAATTCCAGAAGGAGAATATATTATCCCTATAGGTGTTGCTGATATAAAACGAGAGGGAACAGATGTAACTGTTGTTTCTTTTGGTAAAATTATTAAAGAAGCATACAAAGCTGCTGAAGAGCTTGCTAAAGAAGGTATTTCAATTGAGATTATTGACTTACGTACTGTAAGACCTATGGATCATAAAGCTATATTAGAATCTGTAAAGAAAACTAATAGATTAGTAATTTTAGAAGAAGCTTGGCCTTTTGGTAGTGTAGCTTCTGAAATTACTTTTAGAGTTCAGGATGAAGCTTTTGATTATTTAGACGCTCCTATTAAAAGGATAACTACAGCAGATACTCCTGCCCCATATTCACCGGTCTTATTAGAAAAATGGTTACCAAATTCTAATGATGTAGTCAAAGCTGTAAAAGAAGTTTTATACGTCAAATAA
- a CDS encoding electron transfer flavoprotein subunit beta/FixA family protein, whose amino-acid sequence MKILVCISHVPDTTSKINFTDNDTKFDTNGVQFVINPYDEFSLTRAMWFKEKQGASVTVVNVGEASTEPTLRKALAIGADDAIRINAVPTDGFMVAKELAEVVKNGGYDLVLAGKESADYNGQMVPGMLASLIDFNFVNGCVGVEVDGTNVSLEREIDGGEEKVSSTLPIVVAGQKGIVEEKDLRIPNMRGIMMARKKPLSVVEPVGASTTTVTQTFEKPAPKGAVKLVDNVDALIDLLHNEAKAI is encoded by the coding sequence ATGAAAATATTAGTATGTATCAGTCATGTTCCTGATACCACTTCAAAAATTAACTTTACAGATAATGATACAAAGTTTGATACGAATGGAGTGCAATTTGTTATAAATCCTTATGACGAGTTTAGTTTAACTAGGGCAATGTGGTTTAAAGAAAAGCAAGGAGCTTCAGTTACTGTAGTAAATGTTGGGGAAGCTTCAACTGAACCAACTTTAAGAAAAGCACTAGCCATAGGGGCAGATGATGCAATACGAATTAACGCTGTCCCAACTGATGGTTTTATGGTTGCTAAAGAGTTAGCTGAAGTTGTGAAAAATGGAGGATATGATTTAGTTTTGGCAGGGAAAGAGTCTGCAGATTATAATGGTCAAATGGTTCCTGGCATGTTGGCTTCATTAATTGACTTTAACTTTGTAAATGGTTGTGTAGGGGTTGAAGTAGATGGAACAAACGTTAGCTTAGAGAGAGAAATTGATGGAGGAGAAGAAAAAGTGTCTTCTACTTTACCAATAGTTGTTGCTGGACAAAAAGGTATTGTTGAAGAAAAAGATTTACGTATTCCAAATATGAGAGGAATTATGATGGCGCGTAAAAAACCTTTGAGTGTTGTTGAACCAGTTGGAGCTTCAACTACAACTGTTACTCAGACTTTTGAAAAGCCAGCGCCAAAAGGAGCGGTAAAATTGGTTGATAACGTAGACGCTTTGATAGATTTGTTGCACAATGAAGCAAAAGCAATTTAA
- a CDS encoding electron transfer flavoprotein subunit alpha/FixB family protein codes for MSVLVFADSSEGKFKKTAFEVVSYGKKVAEQLGVDLVTLTINGGEASELNAYGADKVIEVKNDLTSFNGKAYASIIKQVAEAKSASTIVIDSSVDGLTVGPLVAVGLEAGYASNVVALPSSTAPFVVKRKAFSNKGFNNTEVTTDKKVIGVAKNSFGAHENAVSGSVESFEASLPELGVKSESISKATGKVTIADADVVVSAGRGLKGPENWGMVEELADVLGAATACSKPVSDLGWRPHSEHVGQTGKPVASNLYIAIGISGAIQHLAGVNASKVKVVINNDPEAPFFKAADYGIVGDAFEVVPQLIEKLKVFKQG; via the coding sequence ATGTCTGTATTAGTTTTTGCCGATTCATCGGAAGGGAAATTTAAGAAAACAGCTTTTGAAGTTGTTTCATACGGAAAAAAAGTAGCAGAACAGTTAGGTGTTGATTTAGTGACATTAACTATTAATGGTGGAGAGGCTTCAGAGTTAAATGCTTATGGAGCAGATAAAGTAATAGAGGTTAAGAATGATTTAACTTCTTTTAATGGTAAAGCATACGCTTCAATAATTAAACAAGTGGCAGAAGCAAAATCTGCAAGTACAATAGTTATAGACTCTAGTGTAGATGGATTAACTGTTGGTCCTTTAGTTGCTGTTGGTTTAGAGGCTGGTTATGCATCTAATGTGGTAGCTTTACCGTCAAGTACAGCACCTTTTGTAGTTAAAAGAAAAGCTTTCTCTAATAAAGGGTTTAATAATACGGAGGTTACAACTGATAAAAAAGTGATTGGAGTAGCTAAGAACTCATTTGGAGCCCATGAAAATGCTGTTTCTGGTTCAGTAGAGAGTTTTGAGGCTAGTTTACCTGAATTAGGAGTGAAATCTGAGTCTATTAGTAAGGCTACAGGTAAAGTTACTATAGCTGATGCAGATGTCGTGGTTTCTGCTGGTAGAGGATTGAAAGGGCCTGAAAATTGGGGGATGGTTGAAGAGTTAGCAGACGTTTTAGGAGCGGCTACAGCTTGTTCAAAACCTGTTTCAGATTTAGGTTGGAGGCCTCACAGTGAGCATGTAGGGCAAACTGGTAAGCCTGTTGCGTCAAATTTATATATTGCTATAGGAATATCTGGAGCTATTCAACATTTAGCAGGGGTAAATGCTTCTAAAGTAAAAGTGGTGATTAATAATGACCCTGAAGCGCCATTTTTCAAAGCTGCTGACTATGGTATTGTGGGAGACGCTTTTGAAGTTGTACCTCAATTAATAGAAAAGCTTAAAGTGTTTAAGCAAGGGTAA
- a CDS encoding bifunctional nuclease family protein, with translation MSLIKLTIKGISYSQTQSGAYALVLSEMEGTRTLPIIIGAFEAQSIAIALEKEIKPPRPLTHDLFKTFADRFLINVKQVIIHKLVDGVFFSSLICEREGVEEVIDTRTSDAIALAVRFQAPIFTYENILDKAGIYLKIDEDISEETEVEESEFELSFDEGAEEEAFSQISLAELNEQLKEAVSNEDYELAAKIRDEISKRS, from the coding sequence ATGAGTTTAATTAAACTAACTATTAAGGGAATTTCATATAGCCAAACTCAAAGTGGAGCTTATGCTTTAGTGTTAAGTGAAATGGAAGGTACGAGAACGTTACCTATAATTATTGGAGCTTTTGAGGCGCAATCTATAGCTATAGCTCTAGAGAAAGAAATAAAACCTCCCAGGCCATTAACTCACGATTTGTTTAAAACTTTTGCTGATAGGTTTTTGATAAATGTGAAACAAGTTATTATTCATAAGCTAGTAGATGGTGTTTTCTTTTCAAGTTTGATTTGCGAAAGAGAAGGTGTTGAAGAAGTTATTGATACAAGAACTTCAGATGCTATTGCTTTAGCTGTAAGATTTCAAGCACCAATATTTACTTATGAAAATATATTAGATAAAGCTGGGATTTATTTAAAAATAGACGAAGATATCTCTGAAGAAACTGAAGTTGAAGAAAGTGAGTTTGAGCTTTCTTTTGATGAAGGAGCAGAGGAGGAAGCTTTTAGTCAAATATCTCTTGCTGAATTAAATGAGCAATTGAAAGAGGCCGTGTCAAATGAAGACTACGAGCTTGCCGCTAAAATCCGAGATGAGATTAGCAAACGATCTTAA
- a CDS encoding NupC/NupG family nucleoside CNT transporter, translating into MKKLFTLIVFCATLLTFGQNIDRKWNFSSITTTNGTELFSVTELDTMKLSSGEFNYSLTAKDNLKASGTYIHQNNLLIFNYKEPKDTVRYYNIAQLTDTSLVLSEKSVFYRFSANKVIEKSVVPLKTVEKENKKSEIIASQGFSINSLWRGMLGMFTLLFLAFVFSANRKAIDWKTVGLGLAFQLLIAVGVLQIPFIQKIFEAIGGVFVSILDFTRAGSKFLFEGLVVDMDTFGFIFAFQVLPTIIFFSALTSLLFYLGIIQKVVKVLAWLLSKTLKISGAESLSVAGNIFLGQTEAPLLIKAYLEKMNRSEILLVMIGGMATVAGAVLAAYIGFLGGDDPTLRLQFAKHLLAASVMAAPGAIVISKILYPQAEEVNTDVKVSSEKIGSNILDAIANGTTEGLQLAMNVGAMLLVFVAFIAMINGIFGWIGDVTSLNGWMAENTPYAKFSLEAILGYLFAPLMWLIGVASEDMALMGQLLGIKLAASEFVGYIQLAELKDVANATHLTYNKSIIMATYMLCGFANFASIGIQIGGIGSLAPGQRRTLSEFGIKALIGGTIASLMSATIAGMIIG; encoded by the coding sequence ATGAAGAAATTATTTACACTTATAGTGTTTTGCGCTACATTGTTAACATTTGGTCAAAACATAGATAGAAAGTGGAATTTTTCATCGATTACTACGACTAATGGTACTGAATTATTTTCAGTTACAGAATTAGATACAATGAAGTTGTCATCAGGTGAATTTAACTATTCGTTAACTGCAAAAGATAACCTAAAAGCTTCAGGAACATATATCCATCAGAATAATTTATTAATATTTAATTACAAAGAGCCCAAAGATACCGTAAGGTATTATAATATAGCTCAGTTAACAGATACATCGTTAGTGTTATCTGAGAAGAGCGTATTCTATAGGTTTTCAGCTAATAAGGTTATCGAAAAGAGTGTAGTTCCTTTAAAAACTGTTGAAAAAGAAAATAAAAAATCAGAAATTATAGCTAGTCAGGGTTTCTCCATAAATAGTTTATGGCGAGGTATGTTAGGTATGTTTACGTTGTTGTTTTTGGCATTTGTTTTTAGTGCGAATAGAAAAGCTATTGATTGGAAAACTGTTGGTCTTGGATTGGCTTTTCAGTTGTTAATAGCTGTTGGCGTACTGCAAATTCCATTTATTCAGAAAATATTTGAAGCTATTGGAGGTGTTTTTGTTAGCATTTTAGATTTTACAAGAGCAGGAAGTAAATTCTTATTTGAAGGCTTAGTAGTTGATATGGATACTTTTGGATTTATTTTCGCTTTTCAAGTATTACCAACAATTATTTTCTTTTCTGCTTTAACATCACTTCTATTTTATTTAGGAATTATTCAAAAGGTTGTAAAAGTATTGGCTTGGTTGTTAAGTAAAACTTTAAAAATCTCTGGAGCAGAAAGCTTATCAGTAGCAGGAAATATATTCTTAGGGCAGACAGAAGCACCTTTGCTAATTAAGGCGTATTTAGAGAAAATGAATCGTTCAGAGATCTTATTAGTAATGATAGGAGGTATGGCAACGGTAGCGGGAGCAGTATTAGCAGCTTACATTGGTTTTTTAGGTGGTGATGACCCTACATTACGTTTGCAGTTTGCTAAACATTTATTAGCAGCTTCTGTAATGGCTGCTCCTGGAGCCATAGTTATTTCAAAAATATTATACCCGCAAGCAGAAGAAGTGAACACAGATGTAAAAGTTTCTTCGGAAAAGATAGGGTCAAATATATTAGATGCTATTGCTAATGGAACAACAGAAGGTTTGCAGTTAGCAATGAATGTGGGAGCTATGTTGTTAGTTTTTGTGGCTTTTATAGCTATGATTAATGGGATTTTTGGTTGGATAGGTGATGTTACTTCTTTGAATGGTTGGATGGCAGAAAATACACCCTATGCTAAATTTTCTTTAGAAGCTATTTTAGGGTATTTGTTTGCTCCATTGATGTGGTTAATTGGTGTTGCTAGTGAAGATATGGCATTAATGGGACAATTATTAGGTATTAAATTAGCAGCGAGTGAATTTGTAGGGTATATTCAATTAGCAGAGTTGAAAGATGTAGCAAATGCGACACATTTAACGTATAATAAATCAATAATAATGGCAACTTATATGTTATGTGGTTTTGCAAACTTCGCATCAATAGGTATCCAAATAGGAGGTATTGGTTCATTAGCTCCAGGACAAAGAAGAACATTATCTGAGTTTGGTATTAAAGCACTTATAGGTGGTACGATCGCATCTTTAATGTCAGCTACCATAGCAGGAATGATAATAGGATAA
- a CDS encoding thymidylate synthase — MQQYLDLVKHVLENGNEKGDRTGTGTKSVFGYQMRFDLSKGFPMVTTKKLHLKSIIYELLWFIKGDTNIQYLQENGVRIWNEWADEKGDLGPVYGHQWRNWNSDEIDQLKEVIETLKQNPNSRRMLVSAWNPSVLPDTSKSFSENVANGKAALPPCHAFFQFYVADGKLSCQLYQRSADIFLGVPFNIASYALLTMMMAQVCGYEAGEFIHTFGDAHIYNNHKEQLELQLSRTPKTLPTIKINSAIKNIEDFTFEDFELLNYEPHPHIKGKVAV, encoded by the coding sequence ATGCAGCAGTATTTAGACTTAGTAAAACATGTTTTAGAAAATGGTAATGAGAAAGGAGATAGAACGGGCACAGGTACAAAAAGTGTTTTTGGTTATCAAATGCGTTTCGACTTAAGTAAAGGATTTCCTATGGTTACTACTAAAAAACTACATTTAAAATCTATTATTTATGAATTACTATGGTTTATAAAAGGAGATACGAATATTCAGTATTTGCAAGAGAATGGGGTTCGAATATGGAATGAATGGGCGGATGAAAAAGGAGATTTAGGACCTGTATATGGGCATCAATGGCGTAATTGGAATAGTGATGAAATAGATCAACTAAAAGAAGTAATTGAAACTTTAAAGCAGAATCCTAATAGTAGAAGAATGTTAGTTTCTGCATGGAACCCTTCTGTACTGCCAGACACCTCAAAATCTTTTTCTGAAAATGTAGCTAATGGAAAAGCAGCATTACCTCCTTGCCATGCTTTTTTTCAGTTTTATGTAGCTGATGGAAAGTTATCTTGTCAATTATACCAAAGAAGTGCCGATATTTTTTTAGGAGTTCCATTTAATATTGCGTCTTATGCTTTATTAACGATGATGATGGCTCAGGTTTGTGGATATGAAGCAGGAGAGTTTATTCATACTTTTGGAGATGCTCATATATATAACAATCATAAAGAACAATTAGAGTTACAATTATCTAGAACACCCAAAACACTACCTACAATAAAGATTAATTCTGCTATAAAAAATATTGAAGATTTTACATTTGAAGATTTTGAATTATTAAATTACGAACCTCACCCGCATATAAAAGGTAAAGTAGCTGTTTAA
- a CDS encoding dihydrofolate reductase, producing the protein MGEKYVEEHIQALTDIIEYFPKKLAFISEKEWTEKRQGKWSKKEVLGHLVDSAFNNLQRYIRVQYEEVPHIVYYQNEWVQLQNWQNVKVEDIITLWIAINKQIVVIWLNFPKEKVKSRVNVSKDKEEIYTFAELIEDYIQHFKHHAKQIIPKMITVIAAIGKNNELGKGNDLIWHLPADLKRFKKTTSGHHILMGRNTFESIGKPLPNRTTIIITRDKSYTKENCLIAHSVEEALELAKGDDEIFIIGGAQIYAEVLKSDYVDKLDITHVHQDFEADVYFPEIDTALWKEVKREDFKADEKNKYAYSFVSYSRK; encoded by the coding sequence ATGGGTGAAAAATATGTAGAAGAACATATTCAGGCTTTAACTGATATAATAGAATATTTCCCTAAGAAGTTAGCTTTTATTTCTGAAAAAGAATGGACAGAGAAAAGACAAGGTAAGTGGAGTAAAAAAGAAGTTTTAGGGCATCTTGTAGATTCAGCTTTTAATAATTTGCAACGTTATATTCGTGTACAATATGAAGAAGTACCACATATTGTTTATTATCAAAATGAATGGGTACAGTTACAAAATTGGCAAAATGTAAAAGTAGAAGATATTATAACTTTATGGATCGCTATCAATAAGCAAATAGTTGTTATATGGCTTAATTTTCCTAAAGAAAAAGTGAAATCTCGAGTAAATGTATCAAAAGATAAAGAAGAGATTTATACTTTTGCCGAGCTTATAGAAGATTATATTCAACACTTTAAGCATCACGCAAAACAAATAATACCTAAAATGATTACAGTTATAGCTGCTATTGGTAAAAATAATGAACTAGGAAAAGGAAATGATTTAATCTGGCATTTACCAGCCGATCTTAAAAGGTTTAAAAAGACGACTAGTGGTCATCATATTTTAATGGGGCGAAATACTTTTGAAAGTATAGGGAAGCCATTACCCAATAGAACAACAATTATCATAACAAGAGATAAAAGTTATACTAAAGAGAATTGCTTAATAGCCCATAGTGTAGAAGAAGCACTTGAGTTAGCAAAAGGTGATGATGAGATATTTATAATTGGAGGTGCACAAATATATGCTGAGGTTTTAAAAAGTGATTATGTGGATAAATTAGATATAACACATGTTCATCAAGATTTTGAAGCAGATGTTTATTTTCCTGAGATAGATACAGCGCTATGGAAGGAAGTAAAAAGAGAAGATTTTAAAGCTGATGAAAAAAATAAATACGCCTATAGTTTCGTTTCTTACAGTAGAAAATAG